A segment of the Prochlorococcus sp. RS04 genome:
AGTTAGAAAAATAATAGGTGACCTTTCAGATAGGGAGAAAGTTTTAATTGGTTTAGATCTACTTTTTGATGAATTAACTGAAACTGAATATAGTGGAGATAAATAATATATATAAAACTTCTAAAAAAAATTTAAAATTTATTTCTGTTTAATTAGTACAAAACTATGAATGATAAGAAAATTGGCAAATCAAATAAAATGCAAGTACAAAAATTACCAACTGGAATAGAGGGTTTTGATGATGTTTGTAGGGGTGGATTGCCTGTATCTCGAAGTACTCTAGTTAGTGGCACTTCAGGAACTGGTAAAACTGTTTTTTCTCTGCAATATTTACACCATGGAATTTGTAATTTTGATGAGCCTGGAATCTTTGTAACATTTGAGGAATCACCCTTAGATATTATTAGAAATGCCGCAAGTTTTGGTTGGGATTTACAAGAATTAATTGATCAAAATAAACTTTTTATTTTGGACGCATCTCCTGATCCTGATGGTCAAGATGTGGCTGGTAACTTTGACTTGTCTGGTCTTATTGAGAGAATTAGTTATGCAATTAGAAAATATAAAGCTAAAAGAGTTGCAATAGATTCAATAACTGCTGTCTTTCAACAGTATGATGCTATTTACGTAGTTAGAAGGGAAATATTTAGATTGATTGCAAGATTAAAAGAAATAGGTGTGACAACAGTTATGACTACAGAAAGGGTGGATGATTACGGACCAATTGCTAGATATGGTGTAGAAGAATTTGTATCTGATAATGTTGTCTTATTAAGAAACGTTCTTGAGTCAGAGAAGAGAAGAAGAACTTTAGAAGTTCTGAAGTTAAGAGGTACTGTACATATGAAAGGTGAATATCCATTCACTATGGGAATGGATGGAATAAGTGTGTTTGCCTTAGGAGCAATGAGATTAACTCAGAGATCTTCAAATATTAGGATTAGCTCTGGAGTTAAAGATCTTGATGATATGTGTGGTGGAGGATATTTTCAAGATTCCATTATTCTCGCAACTGGAGCAACTGGTACGGGTAAAACAATGCTTGTATCGAAATTTGTTGAGGATGCTTATAACAATAATGAAAGAGCAATACTTTTTGCATATGAAGAATCTAGGGCTCAATTGCTTAGAAATGCTACTAGCTGGGGTATAGATTTTGAAAAAATGGAAAGTGATGGATTATTAAAAATTATTTGTGCATATCCTGAATCAACTGGTTTAGAAGATCACCTACAGATTATAAAAACGCAAATTAATCAATTTAAACCAAAAAGAATGGCAATTGATTCTCTCTCTGCATTAGCTAGAGGTGTAAGTTTGAATGCATTTAGACAATTTGTAATTGCTGTTACCGGTTATACCAAACAAGAAGAAATAGCAGGCTTTTTTACTAACACTGCAGAAGAATTTATGGGAAGTCATTCTATAACTGATTCTCATATCTCAACTATTACAGACACCATATTGTTGCT
Coding sequences within it:
- the kaiC gene encoding circadian clock protein KaiC, which encodes MNDKKIGKSNKMQVQKLPTGIEGFDDVCRGGLPVSRSTLVSGTSGTGKTVFSLQYLHHGICNFDEPGIFVTFEESPLDIIRNAASFGWDLQELIDQNKLFILDASPDPDGQDVAGNFDLSGLIERISYAIRKYKAKRVAIDSITAVFQQYDAIYVVRREIFRLIARLKEIGVTTVMTTERVDDYGPIARYGVEEFVSDNVVLLRNVLESEKRRRTLEVLKLRGTVHMKGEYPFTMGMDGISVFALGAMRLTQRSSNIRISSGVKDLDDMCGGGYFQDSIILATGATGTGKTMLVSKFVEDAYNNNERAILFAYEESRAQLLRNATSWGIDFEKMESDGLLKIICAYPESTGLEDHLQIIKTQINQFKPKRMAIDSLSALARGVSLNAFRQFVIAVTGYTKQEEIAGFFTNTAEEFMGSHSITDSHISTITDTILLLQYVEIKGEMARALNVFKMRGSWHDKRIREFIITNSGPEIRDSFSNFEQIFSGAPHRVVPDQNVQNVFKGLDNN